Sequence from the Cydia pomonella isolate Wapato2018A chromosome 21, ilCydPomo1, whole genome shotgun sequence genome:
caagtgtacacgctcgtaagggccttataatataaaaaaatatgattgattatctccgaaatggagttaattagaatatcggtgtctttgagaaagttacttaattaaagctcaggaatgcaccctcgaaattaacgcaaatcgaaaaaacacggtgtatattgtcGCTCGAGATAAGTCTTACATCAATTCTTGAAATCAGGCTGCCTAGTGCGGCCCTAGCGAtacaaaaatcgcaaaaaaatgataaaataaaatatattatagatatAATCACTGTAGTTGGTCAAAAATTGCGTTGTATGGGCGGCCCCTAGAGCTAATCCCGCGGcgcctgagtcatgggtatttgttCCTTTGCCTACCACTAGTTTAACTCAAACGAAACCAATCCCAACAAGCGCATGTGTGTGGCTTGCGTATAAGCTATGCGTATCGGGGATCAGGCTTACAGTGGATGTAGATGAGAACGTTCGCCTACGCTCGGTGACCTTTTGTAATGTTAATACTGAGTCACGCATTGTAATCCACACCGCTCGTCCCTGCACGGAATCTTTTGAGATTTACGTGTCAAGCCTTTTTTTACACCACATGATAAACAAGTAAGTACGTTTGACACAAACAAGtaagaatcaggcagtttactgacgtggagacagctcgcctagtttacttcagttactttcacagtattatgtcttatggcatactggtgtggggcaaagcagctgacatagaaaccatcttcgttcttcagaagagggcaatcagatccatttataacatggcttctcgtgactcactgagagaacgattcaaggaaatagatattctcacagtagcttcacaatacatactagatgtgataatgtatacgcataagaatataaagtcctttaagaaactgtctaatatccatagttataatacgcgaaataaacataagttagtagtctccaagtttcgtctacagaaagttaaaaaatcgttcatgggaaactgtgtaacattttataacaaagtacccttagaggcatggaacctgccctatacttcattcaagcaatacgtcaaaaatgcacttctcaaaaagggatactataaaatagatgactacttgggagacacggaatcatggccaaggatccagtctcaaaagctgtaatagttttgcgtgcagtgtcccggagaggcatatggcgctgttgtttctagctgttcaaccttatgtattaatgtttgttatgttttagttattttgatgatgacattgacatattaaatacatagtagttatgtattctgtagaactagttttaagattgttagcttaacagtctcttgacgtgaaatatgtatttcatacaattttttattttttttattctttgacatttggagaacctttacacctccaaatcttattattgtgtattattatttttctcagaccgtggggaccttatacatctccaaacttaatgtattaaccgtggagactatacgtctctgtcatattgtataatatacttgacttggtacatactagttatgtacagaatgtagcattagtttatgagactgctagtttaacagtccagacgcggtttatttatttagtataaattttattttgacacttggagagactttacacctccaaattttattaatattagtactctgacattggggaccttttacatctccagatttaatgtgtttttaaccatagagactatacatctctattgtattgtagtaattatttattttaagattattttaatgtaatgtttacccaggtattggctgttgtatttataaaatgttgttatgtatttttcatgtcactatatgatgttactgtaaatgttgtattgacttgtaaaagagcccttgaggcctacttgcagaataaaattttgaattttgaaaagtatatggcccacctgatggtaagcggttaccgtagcatatggacgcctgcaacgccATAGGTTTTACATGCGCGTCACCGACCCTTTAAAATACACTTCTTTCGTGGAGCACTCCTTTCTTGGAGCATCCCATGCATGAAGGTAGTTCCTCAGGAAATCCTCAGCGATTTCATCCCACAGCTGGAGCTGAAATTCATTTGCATATTTGGCCGCATAGGTGCCCGACCATTTACATAGGTTTTCCTCTTCCTTGCCATTCGGCGGTATTCGGAGATCATGATATGACCTTTTACCATTGCCTTCACTCTCAAATATAATCTTTATATTCATAGGTCTTTGTTGTACCTACGTAGAAATAAGTTTtggcaacaatttttttttttgacacaaGTTTTTATGGAGCcgccatgtcatcataataatgcattgttattgttatccgatttacatatgtattaacaatttcaactcaatcggaaatcgggaagtgggtcaaatttagctttcacgatttgacccacactaacatatatatgtatactaaaagggcaagttaaataaaagcttgtaaaaacagcACCCTCTGATACCTTCGTAATAGAGCAACCTCATAATCTCAGAAACATGAAGTAgataataaatcataatcaaatCATATTTCGGAATTACCCTGGAAAGCTTCCAGCTGCATCAACGTGTTACTATTCTGGCTCACGAAGGTCAAGCGGAGTCCTTGCTCGTTCAATCACATCTGTAGGTAACTTCAAAAGCTATAGTATATCAATGAAATGGCAAGACGTATGTATCCCTTCCTACTACCCCATATTTATCTCTAAGTATAGgaagcgtgcataaactgtagggggcagaaGGGAGATGTCAGATTTTCGGCAAggacctcaccaaatatcaccaagggggagcaaaaaagtagccgaaaaaacctcgcgtgatttgtgcacaagcccctAGCTGCTTCATCATGATGGTAAAACGTTCGGTGAccataaaatacctattaaaaagcCCAATAGGTATCCTAAATCCTAAGGCGGTTAGATAGATACGCTGGCATCATCAAAGTTATAATCTTTTGCATCTACTAAGAGTGACATCGACTGGTCCTAGGTACTCTGTGTTGTGCTAGGAGGCAGGAAATTGTCCGAAGTGGAATTGTGTTTTCAGCTCAATGAGTCGCGGCATTCCACAAAGTCAGGAATAACTCTCGATGACGAGCATCATCGATATCGGGCGATTGCGGTGCGGGCGGGGGGTTTGACAGCCTCAGGTGGGCTACTTCTGGTCTTTacgaaaataaacaaaagataTCGGCGGCCGAGCGCGCGAGCGGCCCGGACCGCTCTGAGCCCGCGCCGCTCCAGACCCATCGAACTATAAATGGTAGCATGCTCGAACGTGGGGGGCGCAGGAGGGGGGAGCAACCTCTGCTCCTCCGGGAAGCGCCGGCAACTCGGAGTCAGGGCGGGACTGCCGAGCGGTACAGTCTCTCCTTCGTTACCTTCCACAACACAGCACAATGGTGAGTAACGTGAAGTGAAGTGCAATGTGTAGTGATCGTGATGTGACGCCACAAGCCAGTGCCGGAAGCATCAGCTGCTTGGTGCAGGGAACACGTTCGCAAACAAATGTTTCGTTGATGAAAATTACTTAGTGTCGGGAAACTTAAACGTCTTCGCGTGTCAACCGAATTAAACCATCACTTAGGAACGGGGACCAAATCAAAGCCAACTTCAACAATTCATTGCACATCGGGGAGTGCTCAAGCATTCATTTCTTCAATAACTAGGCGCGCTTGAACTGCTGAAACTTTGAATTTCGATGATAATGTGAAACGGATCCGATAAATGTTCTTGGATTAACAAGTCTTCATCATTAACCATGTCAAGACGCAACACCGGGAGCTCTTCCAGCCTCTGCCAAGATGTTGGAACGTTGCATTCATCTTCAACGATATTTACTTGATGATGATGCCAACATCTTGTAATTTTTAATGTCACAAAAGTACTTTAAGGAATTCCGGTGTGTAAAGTTAAATTCAAAGTTCATGGTCATCTTGTTTAAGTTACTTAATAATAACAACCAACAAATATTAATGTCGAATAACAAAATTCACAatttcaagttaaataaaagtgcGTTTGATGTTATTTAAAAACGCCAAAGCATAGAAACGACTTACCAATCACCTTGGTCAAAATAttgcaattaaaaataaacaatacacTGACTTGCCAACAACTAAAAGCAATGGGCATGTGATAACATTCTGATAGAAAGAAAGCTGGCACGGTGCCGATTTATTTCGGGAGTTTTACATAACTGTGTAACAGTGGCGCTGTAAGCTGAGCTGCGCTAAATATAGAGGCGGCGCTTGCGCAGCCTAAACGCGGAGCGGACCAGTTGGGCTATTCATAAGATGTTAGGGAAACCAGTGGTACACAGATCCTAGAACGCGTAGTTAGTATGAGGCTCAGGATCTCTAAGAATACTAGGAACTGATTTCGAAGTAAAGAGGTTTATGAATAATCCAGGAGGGATAACGACGCGGGATTTTTTGCTAATTAAAGACTAATTACCATCAATCGACAACTTTCGTCGACGTCCCATATTCCGGGGGCCGAACTGACCTTAATAAATAATGCAGCCCGCGTTTTCAATCTCGTTGGTGTTACTAATAGTCTTTagaaatatatatcaaattcGAAACGTAGATAGATTAAAGCAGCATCTAAATGAAAACAGACAATTATGAGATGTATCTCTTCAGCTAGTTCAGCTGAAACTTGAATACAACAATggtgtaggtatttatttccaacaagaataatttaaaataatttgaatccGTCAATAGGTATGTTTAAACTTTGGAATTGAGTGAGGATTAAACATCCGATTTATTGCGCTTATTGTAACAAATCTATTTCCCTTCCAGGCGGATAAGGACAAGAAGGTAAAGAAGAAGAAGGCGAAGGAAGACGCGCCCGAAGAGGCTGCGCCCGCCGCAGCCGCGCCCGCGCCGTCCAGCGGCAGCGAGCGCCAGAGCTCGCGCGGCAGCCGCAAGGCCAAGCGCACCGGCTCCAATGTCTTCTCCATGTTCACGCAGAAGCAGGTCGCCGAGTTCAAGGAGGTGAGGCCAGAACATAACATATAACCCAGCCACTATCATAGCAAACATTATACTCCTCTCCAAAACTCTTCGGGTCAGCCCTAACTGTCTTTACGGAAGCCACAAGCATGACAACGGGGTATTAAAGAAGTCTGTCACTTGTTCTAAGTATTTGTAAACTTTCCCAAAGTCTTACAGCATCTGGCTGCTGTTTATCAACttcatatagtaaacacccctataatggaacaggcaccagacatggtatagacaaatcctgtaaaacaagtgtttaccatcagtttttaatcgctggcaatattttaccatatataaaagccaaagagctgcttaagtttattttatcattGACATTTgtgaaattgaaaattaatggcgacATACATCCCATgattggagcaaaaaaccatagttttaattggatATGGAAACCAATTTCAATAGCTttcaataaatacatagaatgcATAAAGAactaattggacattcaacttttaaagcataaagcggtagaaattttacagatgtcggtgaaatatcgaaaatactccaaatgttctcttaaatgtcccatgattggtacAGTTAACATAATTGTCACCTGGTTATGTAATTTATGTACTcgacaaatatattttttaaaagcagtgtaaactaaaaaaatatggacCGTAAGACCTGAaatataaactttcaatttcaaaataaaGCAAAAGGGCAACATGAGACGAGGAATTTGTATCCTCAGCTTATTGACATAAGGTATAATTGCGTCGAAGTTGAAAATggctcttttttttttttttttcataataggATTTTACAATCACTTTATGACGCCAAATAGTAACATTTACTACAAAAATAAGTTAAGTTATCTATTTACACTATACACATACTAATTAACTCCAAGGGTTAAGGTCTTCTAGATAATCTGAGATTTTGTAATATCCCTTTTTACACAACTTCCGTTTGATGACTGACTTAAACTGATTTAATGGCAAAATCTGAAAATCTAAaggaattttattgtaaaaacgaACACATTGGCCAATGAATGATTTACTTATTTTGTGAAGTCTAGTTAAGTCTAGCTCTGAAAACGGATTGTTAAAAATAGGTGACAAAATTATCAAGTCGATGAAATTCAGACATGACTAGATAATggtctttatatttaatttgaagtTAACGTACGTGTCCTACATCTTCATAATGTAACAACGATTAGTACGTACTATTAGTAGGTCACAGTATTTCCATGAACTAAGTGTAAGTAGCGTTGGAGATGCGGCGCGTGCCCGTGTTTATAAACAAGATTCCAACCGCCATTGTTCCGATTACCGGACAGATAATTGTGACGTCATTCCTCTGATGCATCACAACAATCCTACTTTACATCCTTGATTTTATATATCCCATATTAAACATGCTTGTTCTTTGTTATAGGCCTTCCAGCTGATGGATCACGACAAGGACGGCATCATCGGCAAGAACGACCTGCGCGCCACCTTCGACTCCCTCGGCAGGCTCGCCTCCGAGAAGGAGCTTGACGAGATGGTCAACGAGGCCCCCGGCCCCATCAACTTCACCCAGCTGCTGACCCTCTTCGGCGCCCGCATGTCCGGCGGCTCCGATGAAGACGACGTCGTCATCAACGCCTTCAAGACCTTCGACGAGAACGGTGTCATCGACTCCGAGCGTCTGAGGCACGCACTCATGACCTGGGGCGACAAGTTCTCCGCCGACGAGGTCGACGAGGCCTACGACCAGATGGACATCGACGACAAGGGCTTCATCAACACCACCGCGCTCATCACCATGCTCACCGCCAGCGGCGAGGAGGAGGGCGAAGGCGGTGAGGCCGCGTAATGCTGCTAACGTCGCACGTCGCACCCGCCCGGCCGGTTCCACCAACACACTCGACCACATCTCGAAGTGAACCGAATAcatcattttatttctttatgtaataatttattgtttccatttttttatttataaataatgaaaatatagtaTTACCTACTATTACCAAATCGTGTAGTACTGTCCCCGTCGGCAAAAACCTGATCGTTTTGTAAGAATACTATGTATTCAACTATTTTGTTGGAATAAAGATTTAAAGCAAGTCTGACTAAGTGAGATGCGCCGAAATTCGGCGTTTTTGTAAACATGATGTTGTCATTCATACTCCTCTtacacccacacacacacacacacacacacacacacacacacacaccacagCTCGAGTGGCACGAGCCGAGCCATGCCGCTACAGTTAGACCAacctaagttggcagcggtcttgttagcccagacggtgcaaacTATTAACTCAAACAAAATTCCAGAAGGATGACTTTCCATCAGCATTTGATCATTCTGATCTCTTTGAAAGTTAGTAGTACAAGCATCTATATAAGACACTATCAAATGAAGTAGGTATTCGAATCAAAATGATCTAAACTGAATAGGCAGAGGAGTATGTACCTACATcaacaaataaaacacaatGGATAATACGTTCCTAAAGCATATTTTTAGTCAACACAAGAAACCTTCTCAGattacagtatttttatttataagctgGGTCGTTCAGTCAAAAGGACTGA
This genomic interval carries:
- the LOC133529532 gene encoding LOW QUALITY PROTEIN: myosin regulatory light chain 2 (The sequence of the model RefSeq protein was modified relative to this genomic sequence to represent the inferred CDS: inserted 1 base in 1 codon); this translates as MLERGGRRRGEQPLLLREAPATRSQGGTAERYSLSFVTXPQHSTMADKDKKVKKKKAKEDAPEEAAPAAAAPAPSSGSERQSSRGSRKAKRTGSNVFSMFTQKQVAEFKEAFQLMDHDKDGIIGKNDLRATFDSLGRLASEKELDEMVNEAPGPINFTQLLTLFGARMSGGSDEDDVVINAFKTFDENGVIDSERLRHALMTWGDKFSADEVDEAYDQMDIDDKGFINTTALITMLTASGEEEGEGGEAA